In Vicia villosa cultivar HV-30 ecotype Madison, WI unplaced genomic scaffold, Vvil1.0 ctg.000077F_1_1, whole genome shotgun sequence, a single window of DNA contains:
- the LOC131623740 gene encoding uncharacterized protein LOC131623740, producing the protein MNDNIKIQVGNIRASFHKNFYEVEHTHTSPFYANLRGSVSRATLRRIAEEWLRIDMVGTNTQKCGCIHRRVYGLPCACELGRYILSGDPIPIEAIHIHWRKLNMEGNQDVDTNDGSEVDMTNAIDEIWKSFRSLDVVGKRALKSIVCEIAYPAKTKMYPPPEKIKTKGRVKKKENRFVGYDIISDHLYIVNVRDGGNCGYRAIAPLYGYGTDGWSMVRRELEKEIIGPRSKLYEELFGVRLSQVRKLFVIGFLGQQPPDKWMTLLDMGYVIANRYNVVLVSLGYPGLSYFPKTSAHSPNAYIYCIGFLNGNHWVQVNMNERFSLPTVTTDWKKYRTKDATSWMVGFAGQFQHWQRLTLVLPKYVRL; encoded by the exons ATGAATGACAATATCAAGATACAAGTGGGCAACATTAGAGCTTCATTTCATAAGAATTTTTATGAAGTTGAGCATACACACACTAGTCCTTTTTATGCGAATTTACGTGGTTCAGTATCAAGAGCTACATTGAGGCGCATTGCTGAAGAGTGGTTGAGGATTGACATGGTGGGTACAAACACTCAAAAGTGCGGGTGTATTCATAGAAGAGTATATGGTTTACCATGTGCTTGTGAGTTAGGGAGATATATATTGAGTGGTGATCCGATACCAATTGAGGCTATTCATATTCATTGGAGAAAGCTAAATATGGAAGGTAATCAAGATGTAGATACAAATGATGGATCAGAAGTGGACATGACCAATGCAATTGATGAAATTTGGAAAAGCTTCAGGTCACTAGATGTTGTAGGAAAAAGAGCATTAAAAAGCATAGTGTGTGAAATTGCTTATCCCGCTAAAACAAAGATGTATCCACCGCctgaaaaaattaaaaccaaaggaagggtgaagaagaaagagaacaGATTTGTGGGATATGAT ATTATATCAGACCATTTATACATTGTTAATGTAAGAGACGGTGGAAATTGTGGGTATAGAGCCATTGCACCTTTGTATGGTTATGGCACAGATGGATGGTCAATGGTTCGTCGGGAATTGGAGAAAGAAATTATAGGTCCTAGAAGCAAGCTCTATGAGGAATTATTTGGAGTACGCCTTTCACAAGTGAGAAAATTGTTCGTGATAGGTTTTTTAGGACAACAGCCACCAGATAAATGGATGACATTACTTGATATGGGCTATGTAATAGCTAATCGGTATAACGTCGTTCTCGTCTCTTTAGGTTACCCTGGTTTGAGTTACTTTCCTAAGACAAGTGCACATTCACCTAATGCATACATTTACTGCATTGGGTTTTTAAATGGAAACCATTGGGTTCAG GTAAACATGAATGAACGATTTTCGTTGCCAACTGTCACAACCGATTGGAAAAAATATCGCACTAAAGATGCGACTTCTTGGATGGTAGGATTTGCCGGCCAATTCCAACATTGGCAGCGTCTTACGCTCGTATTGCCAAAATATGTTAGATTATGA